One region of Acidovorax sp. T1 genomic DNA includes:
- a CDS encoding response regulator has translation MIKIGIVDDHAIVRTGLRQFLSEHVDLRVEGEAGNGREAIDLVRNHEIDVLLMDLSMPGQSGLDALAMLRAKAPDMGILILSGYPEEHYAINLIRQGASGYLNKECEPSEIVEAIRTIALGRRYLTPAVAELLAQQLNRKDDAPPHEQLSEREFQVFLKLAKGETAGDIAKALSLSVKTVSTYRTRLMEKMGLSSNSDLTYYALKNRLID, from the coding sequence ATGATCAAGATCGGCATTGTGGATGACCACGCGATTGTCCGTACCGGGCTGCGGCAGTTTCTGTCGGAGCATGTGGACTTGCGCGTGGAGGGTGAAGCGGGCAATGGCCGTGAAGCCATCGATCTCGTGCGCAACCATGAAATCGATGTGTTGCTGATGGACTTGTCCATGCCTGGCCAGAGCGGACTGGATGCGCTGGCCATGCTGCGCGCCAAGGCGCCCGACATGGGCATACTCATCCTGAGCGGATATCCCGAAGAGCATTACGCCATCAACCTCATCCGCCAGGGCGCAAGTGGCTACCTCAACAAGGAATGCGAGCCTTCCGAGATTGTCGAGGCCATTCGCACCATTGCATTGGGGCGGCGCTATCTCACGCCCGCCGTGGCCGAATTGCTCGCGCAGCAACTGAACCGTAAGGACGATGCCCCGCCCCACGAGCAATTGTCGGAGCGTGAATTCCAGGTGTTCCTGAAACTGGCCAAGGGCGAAACGGCCGGCGATATTGCCAAGGCCTTGTCGCTGAGCGTGAAGACCGTGAGCACCTACCGCACGCGGCTCATGGAAAAAATGGGCCTCTCGTCCAACAGCGACCTGACCTATTACGCACTGAAGAATCGGCTGATCGACTGA
- a CDS encoding S41 family peptidase, with amino-acid sequence MGHKLKIAGWVSIGVVAGALTTVSLQTMARGAMTPLPLEEIQQLSAVFGLVKTDYVEAVDDKKLITDAISGMVASLDPHSQYFDKKSFKEFREGTSGRFVGVGIEITQEDGLIKIVSPIEGSPAFRAGLKTNDLITKIDDTAVKGLSLNDAVKKMRGEPSTKVTLTIFRKDENRTFPVTITREEIKTQSVKGKLIEPGYGWVRLSQFQERTVDDFVRKIEEIYKQDPHLKGLVLDLRNDPGGLLDAAVAISAAFLPENVTVVSTNGQLAESKATYKAAPEFYQRRGSGDPLKRLPAALKTVPLIVLVNEGSASASEIVAGALQDHKRATIMGSQTFGKGSVQTVRPLGPDTGLKLTTARYYTPSGKSIQAKGIVPDVMIDESEEGNVFAALRMREADLDKHLGSGQGDEPKDEGREKAREEARKRLEEEAKKPVAERKIPEFGTDKDFQLTQALNQLKGRPVLVSKTLTERKEEKKEN; translated from the coding sequence ATGGGCCACAAACTCAAAATTGCAGGATGGGTATCGATTGGCGTGGTGGCAGGAGCGCTGACCACGGTGTCCCTACAAACGATGGCGCGCGGCGCCATGACGCCGCTTCCGCTGGAGGAAATCCAGCAGCTCTCCGCTGTTTTCGGCCTGGTCAAGACCGACTATGTGGAGGCGGTGGATGACAAGAAGCTCATCACCGACGCCATCTCGGGCATGGTGGCCAGCCTGGACCCCCATTCGCAGTATTTCGACAAGAAGTCCTTCAAGGAATTCCGCGAAGGCACGTCAGGCCGCTTTGTGGGCGTGGGTATCGAGATCACCCAGGAAGACGGCCTGATCAAGATTGTCTCGCCCATCGAGGGTTCTCCCGCCTTTCGCGCCGGGCTCAAGACCAACGACCTGATCACCAAAATTGACGACACCGCCGTCAAGGGCCTGTCGCTCAATGACGCCGTCAAGAAGATGCGCGGAGAGCCCAGCACCAAGGTCACGCTCACCATCTTCCGCAAGGACGAGAACCGCACGTTCCCAGTCACCATCACGCGCGAAGAAATCAAGACCCAGTCGGTCAAGGGCAAGCTCATCGAGCCAGGTTACGGCTGGGTGCGGCTGTCGCAGTTCCAGGAGCGCACCGTGGATGACTTCGTGCGCAAGATCGAGGAAATCTACAAGCAGGACCCCCATCTCAAGGGCCTGGTGCTGGACCTGCGCAACGACCCCGGTGGTCTGCTCGATGCGGCCGTTGCCATCTCGGCGGCGTTCCTGCCGGAGAACGTCACGGTGGTCAGCACCAACGGCCAGCTGGCCGAAAGCAAGGCCACCTACAAGGCCGCGCCCGAGTTCTACCAGCGCCGCGGCAGCGGTGACCCGCTCAAGCGGCTGCCCGCGGCGCTCAAGACGGTGCCCCTGATCGTGCTGGTCAACGAGGGCTCTGCCTCGGCCAGCGAAATCGTGGCCGGTGCGCTGCAAGACCACAAGCGCGCCACCATCATGGGCAGCCAGACCTTTGGCAAGGGCTCGGTGCAGACCGTGCGCCCCCTGGGCCCGGACACCGGCCTCAAACTCACCACCGCCCGCTACTACACCCCGAGTGGCAAGTCGATCCAGGCCAAGGGCATCGTGCCTGACGTGATGATCGACGAGTCGGAAGAAGGCAATGTGTTTGCCGCGCTGCGCATGCGCGAGGCCGACCTGGACAAGCACCTGGGCAGCGGCCAGGGCGATGAACCCAAGGACGAAGGCCGGGAAAAAGCCCGCGAAGAAGCCCGCAAGCGCCTGGAAGAAGAAGCCAAGAAACCCGTGGCGGAACGCAAGATTCCTGAGTTCGGCACCGACAAGGACTTCCAGCTGACGCAGGCCCTGAACCAGCTCAAGGGCCGCCCTGTGCTGGTCAGCAAGACGCTGACCGAGCGCAAGGAAGAAAAGAAAGAGAACTGA
- the panC gene encoding pantoate--beta-alanine ligase yields MLIARSIPELRAALAGRRPAFVPTMGNLHAGHLSLVHQARPLGDTTVVSIFVNRLQFLPHEDFDSYPRTWDADCAQLQAAGCDVLFAPRETDLYPEPQTFKVHPDPQLADMLEGQFRPGFFIGVATVVMKLFSCVFGANGGGTAVFGRKDYQQLMVIRQMVRQFALPIDVVAGDTSRAPDGLALSSRNGYLSAPERQEAVALSQALQQLSNHWAAAQAAGTLQAADLEQQALDQLRARGWLPDYLTVRRRLDLQPATQGDAPGTLVALGAARLGATRLIDNREF; encoded by the coding sequence ATGCTCATCGCCCGCTCCATTCCCGAACTGCGCGCCGCCCTGGCCGGCCGCCGCCCCGCCTTCGTGCCCACCATGGGCAACCTGCACGCGGGGCACCTGTCGCTGGTGCACCAGGCCCGGCCGCTGGGCGACACCACCGTGGTCAGCATCTTTGTGAACCGCCTTCAGTTTCTGCCCCACGAAGACTTCGACAGCTACCCGCGCACCTGGGATGCCGACTGCGCCCAACTGCAGGCCGCCGGCTGCGATGTGCTGTTTGCGCCGCGCGAGACCGACCTCTACCCCGAGCCGCAGACCTTCAAGGTGCACCCCGACCCGCAACTGGCCGACATGCTCGAAGGCCAGTTCCGCCCCGGTTTCTTCATCGGGGTGGCCACGGTGGTGATGAAACTGTTCAGCTGCGTGTTTGGCGCCAACGGCGGCGGCACGGCGGTGTTTGGCCGCAAGGATTACCAGCAGCTCATGGTGATCCGCCAGATGGTGCGGCAGTTTGCGCTGCCCATCGACGTGGTGGCGGGCGACACCAGCCGCGCCCCCGACGGCCTGGCCCTGAGCTCGCGCAACGGCTACCTGAGCGCACCTGAGCGCCAGGAAGCGGTGGCGCTGTCGCAGGCGCTGCAGCAACTGTCCAACCACTGGGCCGCTGCGCAGGCCGCTGGCACGCTGCAGGCGGCCGACCTGGAGCAGCAGGCGCTGGACCAGCTGCGCGCGCGCGGCTGGCTGCCCGACTACTTGACGGTGCGCCGGCGCCTGGATTTGCAGCCGGCCACGCAGGGCGACGCGCCCGGAACGCTGGTGGCCCTGGGCGCCGCCCGGCTGGGGGCCACGCGGCTGATTGACAACCGGGAGTTCTGA
- a CDS encoding HesA/MoeB/ThiF family protein, translating into MTDDQLLRYSRHILLDEVGIEGQERILASHALVIGAGGLGSPAALFLGSAGVGRITLVDNDVVDLTNLQRQIAHTTARVGQPKVVSAAQAITAINPEVQVTALQARADAALLDTLVPQATVVLDCSDNYATRHAVNAACVRHGKPLVVGAVIRFDGQITVVDPRAAASPCYACVFPPDAAFEEVQCSTMGVFAPLVGVVGAMQAAEALKLLSGAGPSLAGRLLMLDGRAMEWNTMHLNRHPNCPVCAVSK; encoded by the coding sequence ATGACCGATGACCAGCTCCTGCGCTATTCCCGCCACATCCTGCTCGACGAAGTGGGCATTGAGGGGCAAGAACGCATTCTGGCCAGCCATGCGCTGGTCATCGGCGCCGGGGGCCTGGGCTCGCCGGCGGCGCTGTTTCTGGGATCGGCCGGCGTCGGGCGCATCACGCTGGTCGACAACGACGTGGTGGACCTGACCAATCTGCAGCGCCAGATTGCCCACACCACCGCCCGCGTGGGGCAGCCCAAGGTGGTGTCGGCAGCGCAGGCCATCACGGCGATCAATCCGGAGGTTCAGGTCACGGCCTTGCAGGCACGCGCCGATGCCGCCTTGCTCGACACACTGGTGCCCCAGGCCACCGTGGTGCTGGACTGTAGCGACAACTACGCCACACGCCACGCGGTGAATGCGGCTTGCGTGCGGCATGGCAAGCCGCTCGTGGTCGGGGCAGTGATCCGCTTTGACGGGCAGATCACCGTGGTGGACCCGCGCGCTGCAGCCTCGCCCTGCTATGCCTGCGTGTTCCCACCCGACGCGGCATTCGAAGAGGTGCAGTGCTCGACCATGGGGGTGTTTGCACCGCTCGTGGGTGTGGTGGGCGCCATGCAGGCAGCCGAGGCGCTGAAGCTGCTGTCTGGCGCGGGGCCATCGCTGGCCGGCCGCCTGCTCATGCTCGACGGCCGCGCCATGGAATGGAACACCATGCATCTGAACCGGCACCCCAACTGCCCGGTGTGCGCCGTGTCAAAGTAA
- the panB gene encoding 3-methyl-2-oxobutanoate hydroxymethyltransferase, whose product MTDPAQLPATPHATPYGTLPPASPLPQRRPVSLPRLAQMREAGEKVTMLTAYDATFAAVADAAGVECILVGDSLGMVCQGLPSTVGVSLDTMAYHTASVARGLHRVQGTAWLVADLPYGTYHESREQALRSACTLMQAGAHMVKLEGGGWTAPTVEFLVQRGVPVCAHLGLTPQTVHALGGYRVQGKTEDAARTLRKEALELQAAGAAMLVLEMVPAPLAAEITAELPHCHTIGIGAGNGTAGQVLVLHDMLGMNLGKMPKFVHNFMQDTGSVRGAMEAYVQAVKQGRFPDNALHAW is encoded by the coding sequence ATGACTGATCCTGCGCAGCTCCCGGCCACACCCCACGCCACCCCTTACGGCACGCTGCCACCCGCGTCGCCCCTGCCCCAGCGCCGGCCCGTCAGCCTGCCGCGCCTGGCGCAGATGCGCGAAGCCGGCGAAAAAGTCACCATGCTCACGGCCTACGACGCCACCTTTGCCGCCGTGGCCGACGCGGCGGGCGTCGAATGCATTCTGGTGGGCGACTCGCTCGGCATGGTCTGCCAGGGCCTGCCCAGCACCGTGGGCGTGTCGCTGGACACCATGGCCTACCACACGGCCAGCGTGGCGCGCGGCCTGCACCGGGTGCAGGGCACGGCCTGGCTGGTGGCCGATCTGCCCTATGGCACCTACCATGAATCCCGCGAACAGGCCCTGCGCAGCGCCTGCACGCTGATGCAGGCGGGCGCGCACATGGTCAAGCTCGAAGGCGGCGGCTGGACGGCGCCCACGGTGGAGTTTCTGGTGCAGCGCGGCGTGCCCGTGTGCGCCCACCTGGGGCTGACGCCGCAAACCGTGCACGCCCTGGGCGGCTACCGCGTGCAGGGCAAAACCGAAGACGCAGCGCGCACCCTGCGCAAGGAAGCCCTGGAGCTGCAAGCCGCCGGCGCCGCCATGCTGGTGCTGGAGATGGTGCCCGCCCCGCTGGCCGCCGAAATCACCGCCGAGCTGCCGCACTGCCACACCATCGGCATTGGCGCGGGCAATGGCACGGCCGGCCAGGTGCTGGTGTTGCACGACATGCTGGGCATGAACCTGGGCAAGATGCCAAAGTTCGTGCACAACTTCATGCAGGACACCGGCAGCGTGCGCGGTGCCATGGAAGCCTATGTACAGGCCGTCAAGCAGGGCCGCTTTCCCGACAACGCATTGCACGCCTGGTAA
- the lysA gene encoding diaminopimelate decarboxylase, whose product MSNPFSPAQLWSLADQFGTPLWVYDAATIRQRIAQLSNFETIRFAQKACSNIHILKLMREQGVKVDAVSRGEILRALAAGYQAGHQSNAPSEIVFTADLFDAATLACVIEHDVPVNAGSIDMLHQLGAASPGHAVWLRINPGFGHGHSNKTNTGGEHSKHGIWHTDLPAALAAIRQHGLKLVGLHMHIGSGVDYRHLEQVCGAMVELVRTTHATGHDLHAISAGGGLSIPYRDGEPIIDTQHYHGLWDAARQQAEAIVDHPLGLEIEPGRYLVAESGVLLGEVRATKDAGNNHFMLLDTGFNELMRPSMYGSYHTMSVLRRDGSTAAHRPSVVAGPLCESGDVFTQGDGGVVLPRNLPDAQVGDLLVIHDAGAYGASMSSNYNTRPLIAEVLVDGGQARLIRRRQTVEELLALELGL is encoded by the coding sequence ATGTCCAACCCTTTCTCGCCTGCGCAACTGTGGTCCCTGGCCGACCAGTTCGGCACCCCGCTGTGGGTGTATGACGCCGCCACCATCCGACAGCGCATTGCGCAGCTGTCCAACTTTGAAACCATCCGCTTTGCGCAAAAAGCCTGCTCCAACATCCACATTTTGAAACTCATGCGCGAGCAGGGTGTGAAGGTGGACGCGGTCTCGCGCGGCGAGATCCTGCGCGCGCTGGCCGCCGGTTACCAGGCGGGCCACCAGAGCAATGCGCCGTCCGAGATCGTCTTCACGGCCGACCTGTTCGACGCGGCCACACTGGCCTGCGTGATCGAGCACGACGTGCCGGTGAACGCCGGCTCCATCGACATGCTGCACCAGCTGGGCGCCGCATCGCCGGGCCACGCGGTGTGGCTGCGCATCAACCCCGGCTTTGGCCATGGCCACAGCAACAAGACCAACACCGGCGGCGAGCACAGCAAGCACGGCATCTGGCACACCGACCTGCCGGCCGCGCTGGCCGCCATCCGCCAGCATGGCCTGAAGCTGGTGGGGCTGCACATGCACATCGGCTCGGGCGTGGACTACCGCCACCTCGAACAAGTGTGCGGCGCCATGGTAGAGCTGGTGCGCACCACGCATGCCACAGGGCACGACCTGCACGCCATTTCGGCCGGCGGCGGCCTGTCCATCCCCTACCGCGATGGCGAACCGATCATCGACACGCAGCACTACCACGGCCTGTGGGATGCCGCGCGCCAGCAGGCCGAGGCCATCGTGGACCACCCGCTGGGCCTGGAGATCGAGCCTGGCCGCTACCTGGTGGCCGAATCGGGCGTACTACTGGGCGAGGTGCGCGCCACCAAGGATGCGGGCAACAACCATTTCATGCTGCTCGATACCGGCTTCAACGAGCTGATGCGCCCGTCGATGTACGGCAGCTACCACACCATGAGCGTCCTGCGCCGCGACGGCAGCACGGCGGCCCACCGGCCCAGCGTGGTGGCGGGGCCGCTGTGCGAATCGGGCGACGTGTTCACGCAGGGCGACGGCGGCGTGGTGCTGCCGCGCAACCTGCCCGATGCGCAGGTGGGCGATTTGCTGGTCATCCACGACGCAGGCGCCTATGGCGCCTCGATGTCCTCCAACTACAACACCCGGCCGCTGATTGCCGAGGTGCTGGTCGATGGCGGCCAGGCCCGTCTGATCCGCCGCCGCCAGACGGTGGAGGAACTGCTGGCGCTGGAGCTGGGCCTGTAA
- a CDS encoding rhodanese-like domain-containing protein yields the protein MKFVIDNWYLILVALASGGMLLWPLLKSAGGGSLTPTRAVQLINREKAVVIDVCETEEFAAGHVGGAKNVPLGQLEERLPTLVKNKALPLVLVCASGARANRAVAMAKKLGYDNAQAMAGGLKAWREASLPVEKA from the coding sequence GTGAAATTCGTTATCGACAACTGGTATTTGATCCTCGTGGCACTCGCCTCGGGCGGCATGTTGCTGTGGCCGCTGCTCAAGAGCGCCGGTGGTGGCTCGCTCACGCCCACGCGCGCCGTGCAGCTCATCAACCGCGAGAAAGCCGTGGTCATCGACGTGTGCGAGACCGAAGAATTTGCCGCCGGCCATGTGGGCGGCGCCAAGAACGTGCCGCTGGGCCAGCTCGAAGAGCGCCTGCCCACGCTGGTGAAGAACAAGGCCCTGCCGCTGGTTCTGGTCTGCGCCAGTGGTGCCCGCGCCAACCGCGCCGTGGCCATGGCTAAAAAGCTGGGCTACGACAACGCCCAGGCCATGGCCGGCGGCCTCAAGGCCTGGCGCGAGGCCAGCCTGCCGGTGGAAAAAGCCTGA
- the grxC gene encoding glutaredoxin 3, whose translation MQPVKMYTTAVCPYCVRAKQILKSKGVEQIEEIRIDTDPAARSHMMEITGRRTVPQIYIGDTHVGGHDDLVALDSRGELMPLLGAA comes from the coding sequence ATGCAACCCGTGAAGATGTACACCACCGCCGTCTGCCCCTACTGCGTGCGCGCCAAGCAGATCCTCAAGTCCAAGGGCGTGGAGCAGATCGAAGAGATCCGCATCGACACCGACCCCGCAGCGCGCAGCCACATGATGGAGATCACCGGCCGCCGCACGGTGCCGCAGATCTACATTGGCGACACCCATGTGGGGGGCCACGATGACCTGGTCGCGCTCGACAGCCGCGGCGAGCTCATGCCCCTGCTGGGCGCCGCCTGA
- the secB gene encoding protein-export chaperone SecB, which yields MADQENPVFQIQRVYLKDMSLEQPNSPGILLEQEQPSVDIQLGVEATPVAEGIFEVAVTATVQTKIKDKTVFLVEAKQAGIFEIRNIPEDQMGPIMGIACPQIVYPYLRGNVADIVNRAGFPPVHLAEINFQAMYEQQQAQAAGQPSPIITQ from the coding sequence ATGGCCGATCAAGAAAACCCCGTGTTCCAGATCCAGCGCGTCTACCTCAAGGACATGTCGCTCGAGCAGCCCAATTCGCCCGGCATCCTGCTCGAACAAGAGCAGCCCAGCGTGGACATCCAGCTGGGTGTGGAAGCCACGCCCGTGGCCGAAGGCATCTTTGAAGTGGCCGTGACCGCCACGGTGCAGACCAAGATCAAGGACAAGACCGTGTTCCTGGTCGAAGCCAAGCAGGCCGGTATTTTCGAGATCCGCAATATTCCCGAAGACCAGATGGGCCCCATCATGGGCATCGCCTGCCCGCAGATCGTGTACCCCTACCTGCGCGGCAACGTGGCCGACATCGTGAACCGCGCTGGCTTCCCGCCCGTGCACCTGGCCGAAATCAACTTCCAGGCCATGTACGAGCAGCAGCAGGCCCAGGCCGCCGGCCAACCCTCGCCCATCATCACGCAGTGA
- a CDS encoding NAD(P)H-dependent glycerol-3-phosphate dehydrogenase → MKIVVLGAGAWGTALAMGAARQPGGHAVTHTVTLWARDGQQLADMQARRQNARYLPGIDFPSALSVSGADPLALARAADLVIVATPMAALRSMLLALRGCPAPVAWLCKGFEAVAPADWGSVGLLAHEVCAQVAPDLIAGVLSGPSFAQEVARGQPTALVAASRHALVRDALVAAFHGPSLRVYANDDIVGVEVGGAVKNVLAIATGLCDGLNLGLNARAALITRGLAEMTRLGVALGARPDTFMGLSGVGDLVLTATGDLSRNRRVGLLLAQGQSLQQAVDSLGHVAEGVYCARTVAQRAAGLGVDMPITQAVVDLLDGRLAPADAVGLLMGRDPASELCSESTR, encoded by the coding sequence ATGAAAATAGTAGTACTTGGTGCCGGAGCCTGGGGCACGGCGCTGGCCATGGGGGCCGCCCGGCAACCCGGCGGCCACGCCGTCACCCACACCGTCACGTTGTGGGCGCGCGATGGCCAGCAGCTGGCCGACATGCAGGCGCGCCGGCAGAACGCGCGCTACCTGCCGGGCATTGATTTCCCCTCGGCGCTCTCGGTGTCGGGCGCCGACCCCTTGGCGCTGGCGCGCGCTGCCGACCTGGTCATCGTGGCCACGCCGATGGCGGCGCTGCGCAGCATGCTGCTGGCCCTGCGCGGCTGCCCGGCCCCGGTGGCCTGGCTGTGCAAGGGCTTCGAGGCGGTGGCACCGGCGGATTGGGGTTCTGTTGGCCTGCTGGCGCACGAGGTGTGCGCGCAGGTAGCCCCTGATTTGATCGCTGGCGTGCTCAGCGGCCCCAGCTTCGCGCAAGAGGTGGCGCGCGGCCAGCCCACGGCGCTGGTGGCGGCCAGCCGGCATGCCCTGGTGCGCGATGCGCTGGTGGCCGCCTTTCACGGCCCCAGCCTGCGGGTGTATGCCAACGACGACATCGTGGGCGTGGAAGTGGGCGGCGCGGTCAAAAACGTGCTGGCCATTGCCACTGGCCTGTGCGATGGGCTGAACCTGGGGCTGAACGCCCGGGCCGCCCTCATCACGCGCGGCCTGGCCGAAATGACGCGCCTGGGCGTTGCGCTGGGCGCGCGGCCCGACACCTTCATGGGGCTGTCGGGCGTGGGCGATCTGGTGCTGACCGCCACCGGAGACCTGTCGCGCAACCGCCGCGTCGGCTTGCTGCTGGCCCAGGGCCAGAGCCTGCAACAGGCGGTGGACTCCCTGGGCCATGTGGCCGAAGGCGTGTACTGCGCCCGCACCGTGGCCCAGCGTGCGGCGGGGCTGGGTGTGGACATGCCGATCACCCAGGCGGTCGTGGACCTGCTCGATGGCCGCCTGGCACCCGCCGATGCCGTGGGGCTGCTGATGGGGCGGGACCCGGCCTCGGAACTCTGCAGCGAGTCCACCCGATAA
- a CDS encoding sensor histidine kinase, which produces MPLKDHSRYWLRKSRTMAVSLPFALLAALVLIGINEAGHMRSQKAVEEMNEGQLTRNAVNRLLQSMLDAETGQRGYLLTGNETYLEPYDKAVTTVHANLDELRNRYLKSPDELQQFADLSREVSRKLAEMELSLRLRRQGNEDAWKFILHTDVGKEHMESIRKQAHALIDRSAQKVQESRSQIVQSLMLSRIGIATVTAIGLLAFYMYLRQARTLQEVNQREQELLQHERERLEGLVRERTASLSELASHLQQVREDERGYLARELHDELGALLTAAKLDVARLKSKIDHQAPDIAERLKHLTDTLNSGIALKRRIIEDLRPSSLSNLGLTAALEILTREHAEGAGIEVETSLEAVQLTDATQLTVYRLVQEALTNISKYAKAKKVLVTVHSYPTHVTVQVRDDGEGFDPAAVGPASHGLAGMRHRVEAAGGRLTITSGPGNGTLVSAVLPKPH; this is translated from the coding sequence ATGCCCCTCAAAGATCACTCCAGGTACTGGCTTCGCAAAAGCCGCACGATGGCCGTCAGCCTGCCTTTCGCCCTGCTGGCCGCACTGGTGCTCATTGGCATCAACGAAGCCGGACACATGCGCTCGCAAAAAGCCGTGGAAGAAATGAACGAGGGACAGCTGACCCGCAATGCAGTCAACCGCCTGCTGCAAAGCATGCTCGACGCCGAAACCGGCCAGCGCGGTTACCTCCTGACCGGCAACGAAACCTATCTGGAGCCCTACGACAAGGCCGTTACCACCGTGCATGCCAACCTGGACGAGTTGCGCAACCGGTACCTGAAGTCACCCGATGAGCTGCAACAGTTTGCCGACCTGTCACGCGAGGTCTCCCGCAAACTGGCCGAGATGGAGCTGAGCCTGCGCCTGCGCCGGCAGGGCAACGAGGATGCATGGAAATTCATCCTCCATACCGACGTGGGCAAGGAGCACATGGAGTCGATCCGCAAGCAGGCCCACGCGCTGATTGATCGCAGCGCCCAGAAGGTGCAAGAGAGCCGCAGCCAAATTGTGCAGTCGCTGATGTTGTCGCGCATCGGCATTGCCACCGTGACAGCCATTGGGTTGCTGGCGTTTTACATGTACTTGCGCCAGGCGCGCACTCTGCAAGAGGTCAACCAGCGCGAGCAGGAATTGCTGCAGCATGAACGCGAGCGGCTCGAAGGCCTGGTGCGAGAGCGCACGGCATCCTTGTCCGAGCTGGCCAGCCATCTGCAGCAGGTGCGCGAAGATGAGCGTGGCTACCTTGCACGCGAGCTGCACGACGAACTGGGGGCTTTGCTGACCGCCGCCAAACTCGACGTGGCCCGGCTCAAGTCCAAGATCGACCACCAGGCGCCCGACATTGCCGAGCGTCTCAAGCATCTGACCGATACGCTGAATAGCGGGATTGCCCTCAAACGCCGCATCATCGAAGACCTGCGCCCCTCCTCGCTGTCCAACCTGGGGCTGACGGCGGCCCTCGAGATCCTGACCCGCGAACATGCCGAGGGTGCCGGAATCGAGGTCGAGACCAGCCTGGAGGCCGTGCAGCTGACGGACGCCACCCAGTTGACGGTCTACCGGCTGGTGCAAGAGGCCCTCACCAACATCAGCAAGTACGCCAAGGCAAAGAAAGTGCTGGTCACCGTGCACAGCTATCCCACCCACGTGACAGTGCAGGTGCGCGACGATGGCGAGGGATTCGACCCCGCTGCCGTGGGCCCTGCCTCGCACGGACTGGCCGGCATGCGCCACCGGGTGGAGGCCGCAGGCGGGCGACTGACCATCACCTCCGGCCCCGGCAACGGCACCCTGGTGTCGGCCGTCTTGCCCAAGCCGCACTGA
- a CDS encoding response regulator — MKLRTYIVEDNATIRENLIGTLEELACIEAVGASATEDEGKEWLTAHSAQWDLAIVDLFLRQGSGLGVLAACRTRKPGQKMVVLSNYATPDVRMRCAQLGVDAVFDKSNEIDALVDYCIEHSGKAQHAAAPQPRPDAP, encoded by the coding sequence GTGAAACTCCGTACCTATATTGTTGAAGACAACGCCACGATTCGGGAAAATCTGATCGGCACGCTGGAAGAACTCGCATGCATTGAGGCGGTCGGTGCCAGCGCCACAGAAGATGAAGGCAAGGAGTGGCTGACCGCCCACAGCGCACAGTGGGATCTTGCGATCGTGGATCTGTTTCTTCGTCAGGGCAGCGGGCTCGGTGTGCTGGCGGCCTGCCGCACACGCAAGCCGGGCCAGAAGATGGTGGTGCTGAGCAACTACGCCACCCCCGACGTGCGCATGCGCTGCGCGCAACTCGGTGTGGATGCTGTCTTCGACAAGTCCAATGAAATCGATGCGTTGGTGGACTATTGCATCGAGCACAGCGGCAAGGCACAACACGCTGCTGCCCCGCAGCCTCGCCCGGACGCGCCGTGA
- the gpmA gene encoding 2,3-diphosphoglycerate-dependent phosphoglycerate mutase, which translates to MHKLVLIRHGESTWNLENRFTGWTDVDLTPTGVSQAMSAGKLLKAEGYEFDIAYTSVLKRAIHTLWYALDEMDRTWLPVQKSWRLNERHYGALQGLNKGETAKQYGDAQVLVWRRSYDTPPPALQATDPRCERTDPRYADLNPQDIPLTECLKDTVARVLPFWNDTMAPAIRSGQRVVVAAHGNSIRALVKYLDNISDHDIVELNIPNGIPLVYELDDDLQPIRHYYLGDAEAAARAAAAVASQGKA; encoded by the coding sequence ATGCACAAACTCGTTCTGATTCGCCACGGCGAATCCACCTGGAACCTTGAAAACCGCTTCACCGGCTGGACCGATGTGGACCTCACGCCCACCGGCGTGTCGCAGGCCATGTCCGCCGGCAAACTGCTCAAGGCAGAAGGCTACGAGTTCGACATCGCCTACACCAGCGTGCTCAAGCGCGCCATCCACACCCTGTGGTATGCCCTGGACGAGATGGACCGCACCTGGCTGCCCGTGCAAAAAAGCTGGCGCCTGAACGAGCGCCACTATGGCGCGCTGCAGGGCCTGAACAAGGGCGAGACGGCCAAGCAATACGGCGACGCGCAGGTGCTGGTGTGGCGCCGCAGCTATGACACGCCGCCTCCAGCCCTGCAAGCCACCGACCCACGCTGCGAGCGCACCGACCCGCGTTATGCCGACCTGAACCCGCAAGACATTCCGCTGACCGAATGCCTCAAGGACACCGTGGCGCGCGTGCTGCCGTTCTGGAACGACACCATGGCCCCCGCCATCCGCTCGGGCCAGCGGGTGGTGGTTGCCGCGCACGGCAACTCCATCCGGGCGCTGGTCAAGTACCTGGACAACATCTCCGACCACGACATCGTGGAGCTGAACATTCCCAACGGCATTCCACTGGTATACGAGCTCGACGACGACCTCCAGCCCATCCGCCACTACTATCTGGGGGATGCCGAGGCCGCAGCCAGGGCCGCCGCCGCCGTGGCATCGCAGGGCAAAGCCTGA